The following are from one region of the Lepeophtheirus salmonis chromosome 8, UVic_Lsal_1.4, whole genome shotgun sequence genome:
- the LOC121123164 gene encoding uncharacterized protein, which yields MKVIITFACLALAVSGEQKSFSSFTGHGATYGYNHGHHGAPSYPQQAPTHPKPTPAAAPAYPAHPPAYPKPAPYHPAPAYAPYKPAPAYAPYKPAPYQPAPYKQPAYAHEKPKHNCTVQDVTESAEVCTPAFETSCETVELPIKTIVDKEYCYISTRTVCTESIEEIPNEICTYNYQKKYEDTTAKTVEVTFKKETNVQMVTVCQPGYGHGYQAYGHQYCKEVAQETAYNVPVVTPIDVPVKVSYPEPIKTCVNKPISLPRVSCSDIQEEKCISVPEIEESVQSVEKCSTKLGAPSCQQIELSLPKQVCIELVYGYAHDTKEAETYA from the exons atgaag gtCATTATTACGTTTGCCTGCTTGGCTTTGGCTGTATCTGGAGAGCAAAAATCCTTCTCCTCCTTCACTGGACATGGTGCTACCTACGGCTACAACCATGGACACCATGGTGCTCCATCTTACCCACAACAAGCTCCAACACATCCTAAGCCAACCCCAGCTGCAGCTCCAGCTTACCCTGCCCATCCCCCAGCATACCCTAAGCCTGCTCCTTACCATCCCGCTCCAGCTTATGCTCCCTACAAGCCTGCTCCAGCATATGCTCCTTACAAGCCCGCTCCATACCAGCCTGCTCCATACAAGCAACCTGCTTATGCTCATGAAAAGCCCAAGCACAATTGCACCGTTCAAGATGTAACTGAATCCGCCGAAGTTTGTACCCCTGCTTTTGAAACTTCCTGCGAAACCGTTGAGTTACCCATTAAGACCATTGTTGACAAAGAGTACTGCTACATTTCCACACGTACTGTCTGTACCGAGTCCATTGAGGAAATCCCCAATGAAATCTGCACCTACAACTACCAAAAGAAATACGAAGATACCACCGCTAAAACCGTTGAAGTCACCTTCAAGAAGGAAACCAACGTTCAAATGGTCACTGTCTGCCAACCTGGATATGGTCATGGATACCAAGCTTATGGACACCAATACTGCAAGGAAGTTGCTCAAGAAACCGCTTACAACGTTCCCGTTGTTACACCCATTGATGTTCCCGTCAAGGTTTCCTACCCTGAACCCATCAAGACCTGTGTCAACAAGCCTATCTCTCTTCCACGCGTTTCCTGCTCTGACatccaagaagaaaaatgtatcaGTGTTCCTGAAATTGAAGAATCCGTTCAAAGCGTCGAAAAGTGCTCTACCAAGCTTGGAGCTCCTTCATGCCAACAAATTGAGTTGTCCCTCCCCAAGCAAGTCTGCATTGAGCTTGTTTATGGTTATGCTCATGACACCAAGGAAGCTGAGACCTATGCttaa
- the LOC121123409 gene encoding uncharacterized protein has product MIGLKATLLILFGLISFVNCGLENVTTSVQLNSTLKEATTLSNGGHTTENVELLSTVSNKGESSTTEKNEEIEKKVGKDGLSTKPPGDYKGTNFEENEEGLESEEGIMNQEQIYEGEINDNALEEERSDKFGEYFPPKFQFKSHDNLPPNLVNTLSETLDNTPTNPMEETIHKGGESPDKKYLPQVEGHFDSLTHNCTVFDVSKGAEISTPYLDRIYKTETLKVKKIVLKDYCYESASTVCTQSERIIPNQLCKIAYERKQEHSIIKSVKVYYKKEASTKWVTVCKNTYQHKVGYHDGYGKPVCKEVSQRIAFNTPVLTPDNIPVIVSYPAPVRKCVNGQIILPLINCKTKTEKKCIHVPDVVDEIKELKVCSYKLGKPKWIPIDLKLPKQICAEIVKAY; this is encoded by the exons ATGATTGGATTAAAG gcaacattattaatattatttggacTAATTAGCTTTGTAAATTGTGGCTTGGAAAATGTTACTACGTCAGTACAATTAAACTCCACACTGAAAGAGGCGACGACACTGAGTAATGGTGGGCATACAACTGAAAATGTAGAACTACTTTCAACAGTATCAAATAAAGGAGAAAGTTCGACTACGGAGAAGAACgaagaaattgaaaagaagGTCGGAAAGGATGGTTTGAGCACAAAACCACCTGGAGATTACAAAGGTactaattttgaagaaaacgaGGAAGGTTTGGAATCAGAAGAAGGGATCATGAACCAAGAGCAAATCTACGAAGGCGAAATTAACGACAACGCTTTGGAAGAGGAGCGTAGTGATAAGTTTGGGGAATACTTTCCACCCAAGTTCCAATTTAAATCTCATGATAACCTCCCTCCAAACCTCGTAAATACATTATCAGAAACATTGGATAATACTCCAACCAACCCAATGGAAGAAACTATTCATAAAGGGGGCGAATCtccagataaaaaatatttgcccCAAGTAGAGGGTCATTTTGACTCCCTCACTCACAACTGTACTGTGTTTGATGTTTCAAAAGGTGCTGAGATTAGCACTCCTTATCTGGACCGAATTTATAAGACCGAAACactcaaagtaaaaaaaatcgttttaaaAGATTATTGCTATGAATCCGCCTCAACAGTTTGTACTCAATCTGAAAGAATTATTCCCAATCAACTTTGTAAGATTGCCTATGAACGAAAGCAAGAGCACTCAATCATTAAGAGTGTAAAGGTATATTACAAGAAAGAGGCTAGTACGAAGTGGGTGACTGTTTGCAAAAACACCTATCAGCATAAAGTTGGCTACCATGATGGATATGGAAAACCAGTTTGTAAAGAGGTTTCTCAAAGAATCGCATTCAACACTCCTGTGTTAACTCCAGATAACATTCCTGTGATTGTATCTTATCCCGCACCCGTTAGAAAATGCGTTAATGGTCAAATCATTCTGCCATTAATCAATTGCAAAACAAAAACtgagaaaaaatgtatacatgTTCCGGATGTTGTGGATGAAATAAAGGAACTAAAGGTCTGCAGCTACAAACTAGGAAAACCCAAATGGATTCCTATTGATTTGAAACTTCCAAAGCAAATATGTGCAGAAATTGTCAAagcttattaa